The following proteins are encoded in a genomic region of Populus nigra chromosome 16, ddPopNigr1.1, whole genome shotgun sequence:
- the LOC133675849 gene encoding BAHD acyltransferase DCR-like: MAPEKVEEIMKVKITGKCRVKPNKKLGRSECQLVTFDLPYIAFQYNQKLMVYKGDEYEDRVGKLKDGLGVVLEDFYQLAGKLAKDEDWVFRVEYDDDMEGVEVLEAKAEWISVEDLTVEEGTSTLKELIPYNGILNSEGLHRPLLSVQLTKLKDGLAMGLAFNHAILDGTSTWHFMSSWAQICSGLPSISLPPFLDRTKVRNTKVKFQLSPPDQNGSSTDDAKPVDQPLRERVFKFSESGIDKIKSKINSNIPSGGSKPFSTFQSLAVHIWRHVTQARQLKPEDYTVFTVFADCRKRVDPPMPESYFGNLIQAIFTVTAAGLLSMNPPEFGASMIQKAIETHDAKAIEERNKQFESAPKVYQFKDAGVNCVAVGSSPRFPVYEVDFGWGKPETVRSGINNRFDGMVYLYQGKSGGRSIDVEITLEGGAMERLEKDKEFVLEVN, from the exons ATGGCCCCTGAAAAGGTGGAGGAGATCATGAAGGTGAAAATAACTGGCAAATGCCGTGTGAAGCCCAACAAGAAACTAGGAAGAAGTGAATGTCAGCTGGTCACTTTTGATCTTCCATACATAGCATTTCAGTACAACCAAAAGCTGATGGTTTACAAgggagatgagtatgaggatagGGTAGGGAAGTTGAAAGATGGGCTAGGAGTTGTCCTGGAAGATTTCTATCAACTGGCAGGGAAGCTAGCAAAGGATGAAGATTGGGTGTTCAGGGTAGAATATGATGACGATATGGAGGGAGTGGAGGTGTTGGAGGCCAAAGCTGAGTGGATCAGTGTGGAGGATCTAACTGTTGAGGAGGGCACCTCCACCTTGAAGGAGCTCATACCTTACAATGGGATCTTGAACTCTGAGGGCCTCCACAGACCATTGTTGTCAGTGCAG CTAACCAAGCTAAAAGATGGACTGGCAATGGGATTGGCCTTTAACCATGCCATCCTCGATGGGACCTCCACATGGCACTTTATGAGTTCATGGGCCCAGATCTGCAGTGGCTTGCCTTCAATCTCTCTCCCACCTTTCCTGGACCGCACCAAAGTGCGAAACACTAAAGTAAAGTTCCAACTCTCTCCACCAGATCAAAATGGATCATCCACTGATGATGCCAAGCCTGTTGACCAGCCACTCAGAGAGCGAGTCTTCAAATTCTCTGAATCAGGAATTGACAAGATCAAGtcaaaaatcaactcaaacataCCATCTGGCGGCTCAAAACCCTTCTCCACTTTTCAATCACTTGCTGTCCACATTTGGCGCCATGTGACCCAAGCACGTCAACTCAAACCTGAAGACTACACAGTTTTCACTGTCTTTGCTGACTGCCGCAAAAGGGTCGATCCCCCCATGCCGGAAAGTTACTTTGGAAACCTTATTCAGGCCATATTCACGGTGACTGCTGCCGGGTTGCTGTCGATGAACCCACCTGAATTTGGAGCCTCCATGATACAAAAAGCCATTGAAACGCATGATGCTAAAGCCATTGAAGAACGGAACAAACAGTTTGAGAGTGCACCGAAGGTATATCAGTTCAAAGATGCTGGTGTTAACTGTGTAGCTGTTGGAAGCTCTCCGAGGTTTCCAGTTTATGAGGTGGATTTTGGGTGGGGAAAGCCAGAGACAGTGAGGAGTGGAATCAATAACAGGTTCGACGGGATGGTGTACTTGTATCAAGGGAAGAGTGGTGGAAGGAGTATTGACGTGGAGATTACCTTGGAAGGTGGAGCCATGGAGAGGCTGGAGAAGGATAAGGAGTTTGTTTTGGAGGTTAATTGA
- the LOC133675583 gene encoding UPF0496 protein At3g49070, with translation MKKRIGARIKEILSCSDTRLGATSTPNLPMEIDVREEYANAFRTESYNLFWARLQALSNRDPTTCTVLAAESTTSAARLPSYRLFVENLLDPDQSTVIRTLSLIHTRPSTHSLLSKYFTQTANASLLCGLLLKDIDHIRVKYRSLQATLDQIPKTQFPNPEILTRVTEFVNARNPFDRSGSTPSRVQVMQADCFKLLKQLESKRDKAKAKLNLKNKLKHSSAIFLVALTASLTIIIATHALALLVATPGLITATSLGPGSSTRRLARVAAQLDAAAKGTYILSRDLETISRLVNRVKDEMEHMHSTVKYLVERGDDEGNWLHGINGELVVRQFSKINECCSFSNQVDDLEEHLYLCFLTINRARNLVLKEILDPGQ, from the exons atgaagaaaagaatagGCGCACGCATCAAAGAAATTCTTTCATGCTCTG ATACAAGGTTGGGTGCCACCAGTACCCCCAACCTTCCGATGGAGATTGACGTCCGTGAAGAATATGCCAATGCCTTCAGGACAGAATCATACAATCTCTTCTGGGCACGTCTTCAAGCACTATCCAATAGAGATCCCACCACGTGTACTGTTCTAGCAGCTGAGTCCACCACCAGCGCAGCTCGGCTACCATCCTATCGACTCTTCGTCGAAAACCTCTTGGATCCGGATCAGTCCACGGTAATTCGGACCCTTTCCTTGATCCACACCCGACCCTCAACCCACTCTCTCCTATCCAAATACTTCACTCAAACAGCGAATGCTTCTCTCCTTTGTGGCTTGCTATTGAAAGACATAGACCATATACGGGTCAAATACCGATCTCTTCAAGCCACCCTTGATCAAATACCCAAAACCCAGTTTCCTAACCCAGAGATTTTAACAAGAGTTACGGAATTCGTCAACGCTCGGAACCCATTTGACCGGTCTGGCTCAACACCAAGCCGGGTCCAAGTCATGCAAGCCGATTGCTTCAAATTGCTCAAGCAGCTAGAGTCAAAGCGTGACAAGGCTAAAGCGAAgctaaatctaaaaaacaaactaaaacataGCTCAGCTATATTTCTTGTGGCCTTGACAGCTTCCCTAACAATAATCATAGCGACCCACGCTCTAGCATTGCTAGTTGCCACTCCAGGTCTCATAACAGCAACATCATTGGGGCCAGGTTCTTCGACAAGGAGGCTAGCCAGGGTTGCAGCACAGCTGGATGCAGCTGCAAAAGGGACTTATATACTGAGTAGGGACTTGGAGACCATTAGCAGGCTTGTGAATCGAGTAAAGGATGAGATGGAGCACATGCATTCAACGGTAAAGTACTTGGTTGAGAGAGGAGATGACGAGGGCAATTGGTTGCATGGCATTAATGGTGAACTGGTCGTGAGGCAATTCAGCAAGATTAATGAATGTTGCAGCTTCAGCAACCAAGTTGATGATCTTGAGGAGCATTTGTATCTGTGTTTTTTGACCATCAATAGAGCTAGAAACCTTGTACTGAAAGAGATTCTGGATCCAGGTCAATAA
- the LOC133675841 gene encoding rRNA 2'-O-methyltransferase fibrillarin 1-like, with translation MAPPRGRGGSGGGFRGGRGDGGGRGRGRGFSGGRGGSGGRGSAMRGGGRGRGGGRGRGGGGMRGGSKVVVEPHRHEGVFIAKGKEDALVTKNMVPGETVYNEKKVSVQNEDGTKVEYRVWNPFRSKLAAAILGGVDDVWIKPGAKVLYLGAASGTTVSHVSDIVGPTGVVYAVEFSHRSGRDLVNMAKKRTNVIPIIEDARHPAKYRMLVGMVDVIFSDVAQPDQARILALNASYFLKTGGHFVISIKANCIDSTVPAEAVFESEVKKMVQEQLKPSEQVTLEPFERDHACVVGGYRMPKKQKIAA, from the exons ATGGCACCCCCTAGAG GTCGAGGTGGTAGTGGTGGTGGGTTTAGGGGAGGCAGAGGTGATGGAGGAGGAAGGGGTAGAGGCAGAGGTTTTTCAGGTGGAAGAGGAGGAAGTGGTGGAAGGGGCAGTGCAATGAGGGGTGGTGGAAGAGGCCGCGGTGGTGGAAGAGGCCGCGGTGGTGGAGGAATGAGAGGTGGGAGCAAGGTTGTCGTTGAGCCCCATAGACATGAAGGAGTGTTCATTGCAAAGGGTAAAGAAGATGCTCTTGTTACTAAGAATATGGTTCCTGGTGAGACTGTATACAATGAGAAGAAAGTCTCTGTTCAG AATGAAGATGGAACTAAAGTCGAGTACAGGGTTTGGAATCCCTTCCGATCAAAATTGGCTGCTGCCATTCttggtggtgttgatgatgtTTGGATT AAACCTGGCGCTAAAGTTCTTTACCTAGGAGCTGCTTCTGGTACTACTGTTTCTCACGTGTCTGATATTGTTGGCCCT acTGGGGTGGTATATGCGGTAGAATTTTCTCACAGAAGTGGGAGAGACTTGGTTAACATGGCTAAGAAACGGACCAATGTTATTCCCATAATTGAAGATGCCAGACATCCTGCCAAGTACCGTATGCTAGTTGGAATGGTGGACGTGATCTTTTCTGATGTTGCTCAGCCTGATCAG GCTAGGATTTTAGCACTCAATGCTTCCTATTTTCTGAAAACTGGTGGTCATTTTGTCATTTCAATAAAG GCAAATTGCATCGACTCCACTGTTCCTGCAGAGGCTGTGTTCGAAAGTGAAGTGAAAAAGATGGTGCAGGAGCAGTTGAAACCTAGTGAGCAGGTCACCCTCGAGCCATTTGAGCGAGACCATGCTTGTGTGGTAGGGGGCTACCGTATGCCAAAGAAACAGAAAATTGCTGCTTAG
- the LOC133675840 gene encoding protein DETOXIFICATION 35-like, translating into METTPLLLNNESSSSLSLPAVPEEDYLPAPFQTFQDFIKTVFWKETVKLWRIAGPIALSLVCQSGTNILTSIFVGHLGNLELSAVSVSLSVIITFCFGFLLGMGSALETLCGQAFGAGQVHMLGIYLQRSCIILLVTCVILLPIFIFAAPLLKVLGQEAALAELAGKFTLLAIPNLFSWAIYFPTQKFLQAQRKVGVITWIAVVALVLHALWLWLFIYELDWGITGAAIAFDLTGWLIALAQAVYVMGWCKEGWRGFSWSAFEDIWSFVALSIASAVMLCLEIWYMMSIVILTGHLDNAVIAVGSLTICLNINGLELMVFLGINAAISVRVSNELGLGHPRAAKYSVYVTVFQSLVIGLVCMAVVLIAKDYFAYIFTSSKVMQVATSKLAFILAITMVLNSVQPVISGVAIGGGWQALVAYINIGCYYVFGLPLGYLLGYRANLGVEGVWGGMLGGTALQTLLLLIILYRTNWKKEVAQTAERMKRWGGGGQDIDPDQKKEEINYS; encoded by the exons ATGGAGACCACCCCACTACTGCTTAACAATGAATCATCATCATCCTTATCACTACCTGCAGTGCCAGAGGAAGACTACTTGCCTGCACCTTTCCAGACGTTCCAAGACTTTATTAAGACCGTCTTTTGGAAAGAGACTGTCAAGTTATGGAGGATTGCTGGTCCTATTGCCCTCAGTCTAGTCTGCCAGAGTGGTACCAACATCTTAACCTCTATCTTCGTTGGCCATCTCGGAAACTTGGAGCTCTCTGCCGTTTCAGTTTCCCTCTCTGTCATCATCACCTTTTGTTTCGGCTTCCTTCTTGGTATGGGGAGTGCACTCGAGACCCTCTGTGGTCAAGCTTTTGGTGCTGGTCAAGTTCATATGCTTGGTATTTACTTGCAAAGATCATGCATCATCTTACTCGTCACTTGTGTCATCCTCTTGCCCATTTTCATTTTCGCCGCTCCTCTCCTGAAAGTCCTTGGCCAAGAAGCTGCTCTTGCTGAACTTGCTGGAAAATTCACTCTCCTAGCCATACCTAACTTGTTCTCATGGGCTATCTATTTCCCTACCCAAAAGTTCCTTCAAGCCCAACGCAAGGTTGGTGTAATTACCTGGATTGCCGTTGTGGCTCTCGTTCTACACGCTTTGTGGCTGTGGCTCTTCATCTATGAGCTTGACTGGGGTATCACTGGTGCAGCAATCGCTTTTGACCTCACCGGATGGCTAATTGCTTTGGCTCAAGCTGTGTACGTGATGGGTTGGTGTAAGGAAGGATGGCGTGGATTTAGTTGGTCAGCGTTCGAGGATATTTGGTCCTTTGTTGCCCTCTCCATTGCCTCAGCTGTGATGCTTTGCCTGGAGATTTGGTATATGATGAGTATTGTTATCCTCACTGGACATCTTGACAACGCAGTCATTGCTGTTGGTTCCCTTACCATCTG CTTGAATATCAATGGGTTGGAACTAATGGTGTTCCTTGGAATAAACGCTGCTATAAG CGTTCGTGTCTCGAATGAGCTTGGGTTAGGGCATCCAAGGGCTGCAAAATACTCGGTCTATGTCACTGTATTCCAGTCTCTTGTGATAGGACTGGTTTGCATGGCTGTTGTGCTGATAGCGAAGGACTATTTTGCCTACATCTTCACAAGCAGCAAAGTGATGCAAGTGGCTACGTCCAAGCTAGCCTTCATTCTAGCCATCACCATGGTTCTTAACAGCGTCCAGCCAGTGATATCAG GTGTTGCTATCGGTGGTGGGTGGCAAGCACTAGTGGCCTATATCAACATTGGTTGTTATTATGTTTTTGGGCTCCCCCTTGGTTACCTGCTAGGATACAGAGCCAATTTGGGAGTCGAG GGAGTATGGGGTGGCATGCTAGGTGGAACCGCTCTGCAGACCTTGCTTCTGTTGATTATACTTTACAGAACTAACTGGAAAAAGGag GTTGCACAAACAGCAGAACGCATGAAGAGGTGGGGTGGTGGCGGCCAGGATATCGACCCTGATCAGAAGAAGGAGGAGATTAATTACtcctaa